Proteins encoded in a region of the Dreissena polymorpha isolate Duluth1 chromosome 6, UMN_Dpol_1.0, whole genome shotgun sequence genome:
- the LOC127835002 gene encoding gamma-aminobutyric acid type B receptor subunit 2-like: MLSKTWRVYRIFTNKRMKLKMSIRDKHLLVIIGILVSMETLVLIVWEGYSPHRVDKQMLKTDNVTKDSGDTIAAFYLVCVSDYSSYFNWTLHTVNGALIAFGAFLAWETRRVHIDNLNDSKTIGICLYNVVVLSVVGLVLSLILKDKPIELLGVTSCVPFRRNSRFGGVDIFPKDVSCLPEIYSNHKQYLKRSRIVHITFV; this comes from the exons ATGCTTTCCAAGACATGGAGAGTCTACAGAATTTTCACCAATAAACGGATGAAACTAAAAATG TCCATTAGGGACAAACATCTACTTGTCATCATCGGTATACTCGTTTCTATGGAAACACTTGTCTTGATCGTCTGGGAGGGTTACTCACCGCATCGAGTAGACAAGCAGATGCTGAAGACAGATAAC GTGACCAAAGATAGTGGGGACACGATTGCAGCGTTTTACCTTGTTTGCGTATCTGACTACTCCAGCTATTTCAACTGGACCCTTCACACAGTCAACGGTGCTCTTATAGCCTTCGGTGCTTTCTTGGCATGGGAAACAAGACGA GTACACATAGACAACTTGAACGACTCTAAGACGATCGGTATATGTTTGTACAACGTTGTCGTCCTGAGCGTTGTTGGTCTTGTTCTGTCGCTGATTCTTAAGGACAAACCGATTGAACTGCTTGGAGTCACTTCCTGTGTGCCTTTTCGTCGGAACTCTCGTTTCGGAGGTGTTGATATTTTTCCCAAAG ATGTTAGCTGTTTACCGGAAATTTATTCCAACCACAAACAATACCTTAAAAGGTCTAGAATTGTCCACATCACGTTCGTCTGA